The segment CTCTCTTGGGAAGGTGTTGTCAAGCTGTACCTGCTTTTCCGAATGTATCTAAGTTTTCCGAACGGGTGTTCTCTATGTTGCTTAGATGTTATAGCTTTGATTCAAAATAAAGAATCTAAAATCCTTTGATAGTCGAACTTTTACGGGATTTTCATCTAATTCGAACGTAACCTTTTTAAATCCCGTCGAAATATATAGCGGGAGAAAAAGCCATGAGTAAACCTGTATTTCTTCTCTGCATAATTCCCCTATTGACGGGAATGCTGAGTGGAACCTGCTCTCCAAGTTATGGAGTACCGAAGGAAAAGACGAAGGGAAATAAGATGAGCTACGAAGTGCAGAAATCCGAAGAAGAATGGAAAAAGGCCCTCACTCCCGACCAGTACCGGATATTACGGGAAAAGGGAACCGAAAGGGCGTTTACCGGAGAATATTATTATAATAAAGAAAAAGGAAAGTATCTTTGTGCGGCCTGCGGAGCGGAACTTTTCAACTCGGATACAAAATACGAATCCGGTAGCGGATGGCCTTCTTTTTACAAACCCGCGACGGAAAAAGGGGTAGCATCGGAAACCGATAGTAGCCATGGAATGACTCGAGTCGAAGTCCATTGTGCGCGTTGCGGCGGACATTTAGG is part of the Leptospira broomii serovar Hurstbridge str. 5399 genome and harbors:
- the msrB gene encoding peptide-methionine (R)-S-oxide reductase MsrB; protein product: MSYEVQKSEEEWKKALTPDQYRILREKGTERAFTGEYYYNKEKGKYLCAACGAELFNSDTKYESGSGWPSFYKPATEKGVASETDSSHGMTRVEVHCARCGGHLGHVFPDGPAPTGLRYCINSASLKFKKD